A region of the bacterium genome:
CGTCGTCGTTGAGATCAGTCCTCTCCGAGCCCTCGATCTTCCCGTTCTGATCGAGGTCCGCGCCCTTGGTCAGATCCAAGTCTTCATAGTGCCGGGCGAGTTCGGTCTGTATCCAGTGTGCTGGTCGCATTGGATTTCCTTGGTATTTAGAGTCTTATCGTCAGGAACCTGCAAAAGTTGCCCGGAGAAAGCACCTCTCCAAGATATCTTAAATACTCAGGGTTATCAATATGTTATAAGGTTTTTGGCGCTTACTCGAAGATGACCGTCAAAAGGAGCGAGAGGAGCGATGGATCGGAAGCCGAGCTGTTGCCGGCTTGGCCTACTGCATTGCAGAGGCAGGAGGGTGAAGACTTGAGTTTTAAAACCCTCTCACGATCTCTGATCGCCTCTTTGTCTCTCCCGAGTCTCTGTTCTGCGATTGCGCGATTATGATAGGCGATGGCATAATGTCGATCGAGTTTTATGGCCTTGTCATAATCATCGATCGCTTCCTCGTATCTCCCGAGCTCGCCTTTTGCGTTTCCGCGATTCATATAGGCCTTGGCATAATTTGGATTGAGATCTATGGCTGTGTCGTAATCATCGATTGCCTCTTCATATATCTTGAAATCGAGTTTTGCGTTTCCGCGATTGTAATAGGCTTCGGGATCATTTGGATCGAGCTCTATGGCTGTGTCGTAATCCCTGATCGCCTCTTCATATCTCTTGAGGTCAAGTTCTGCGTTTCCGCGATTGTCATAAGCTGCGGCATTATTTGGGTCGAGCTCTATGGCCGTGTTGTAATCGGTAATCGATTCCTCATGTCGGCCTAGGATGTCTTTTGCGCTTCCACGATTAGAATAGAATATCGATAGAACACTGTCGTATCCCAGATTTTTCATGTGGACGCCCTGATCTATGGCGTGCTGAGAAATATTGTATTTTCTTAAGTAGTATTCATCGGCATTTGTTCTGCCGCCGTCCATGTTGAACCTTTTCTCATCATCATCATCCCAACGGACAAAGATGTGACCCGGAGTCGAAACCAAATAGACCGGCCAGCTCAGTTCATGGGCAACTGCAAGCGTCACAAAAGAGGAAGTGTCGCAGTCGAGGGCGCTCCTGCTTATGTTGTTGATAAAACCGACGTTGATACCCTGTTCCTTTAATTCGATCCCGATCCGTTTCATTGAATCATAGACGAGTCGTAATATCTTTTCTGGTTTGAGTTTTGCACCTGCAAGGCGTTCCCTCGCGATGTCGAGAATCTCTTTCACCTTCTCGTATGCCTTATTCACCTCTTCCGGAGATGCGAGCTCAGATTCGATAGAGAGCAGATCGTGTATCGGGTTGTCCGGTTTGAAGGCGCTGCCGGCGGAATAGTAGGTCTTGAAGTGGCCGCCCAATGTTTGGAGCGCTGCCTTGTTGTCGCCCACGAACTTCTGCCACTCGGCCGAGTCGACGTTGCCATCGCCGTTGAGATCAGTCCTCTCCGAGCCTTCGATCGTTCCATTCCGATCGAGGTCCGCACCCCGGGTTAGATCCAGGTTTTTATAGTGTCGGGATAGTTC
Encoded here:
- a CDS encoding tetratricopeptide repeat protein, whose product is MRPVHWIERELSRHYKNLDLTRGADLDRNGTIEGSERTDLNGDGNVDSAEWQKFVGDNKAALQTLGGHFKTYYSAGSAFKPDNPIHDLLSIESELASPEEVNKAYEKVKEILDIARERLAGAKLKPEKILRLVYDSMKRIGIELKEQGINVGFINNISRSALDCDTSSFVTLAVAHELSWPVYLVSTPGHIFVRWDDDDEKRFNMDGGRTNADEYYLRKYNISQHAIDQGVHMKNLGYDSVLSIFYSNRGSAKDILGRHEESITDYNTAIELDPNNAAAYDNRGNAELDLKRYEEAIRDYDTAIELDPNDPEAYYNRGNAKLDFKIYEEAIDDYDTAIDLNPNYAKAYMNRGNAKGELGRYEEAIDDYDKAIKLDRHYAIAYHNRAIAEQRLGRDKEAIRDRERVLKLKSSPSCLCNAVGQAGNSSASDPSLLSLLLTVIFE